Below is a genomic region from Flammeovirgaceae bacterium SG7u.111.
GTTTCTTACAACTTTGATTTTCACAGCCTTTTTACCCAAGGTCGCGCCGTCAGCATATACCCACATTCCCACATGATATACTATTCCAAAAAAGGTCGAAATTCCCATCAAGGTATAATAATCTGGTCCAAATATACTCATCGGATCCATTGGATCTTCTGGTTGCATAGTCCAAGTTCCAAACATTGCATAAGTTATTACTGCCTGTACAGACCAAAGAAGAATGCCATCAATAATGATCGCCGCCAACCTCAGTCCAAAACCGACATTATTTTCTGGACCCAAATTTTCTGGATTTCCTTCAAAATCTAATAGTTCGTCTTGCATGAGTGTGATAGGTTTTAAAAATGATAGATATAAGTTATGATTAATATTTTACTGCTGCTCTACAGCTTCAACGTTTGGTACTTTAATAGCGCTGGTTTTCTAGAATGTCTTCATAGGCAACATAAATGGCGATGCCACTTACGGGAATTGTGACCAACAAGCCTATACCCAATACAAGAGCTCCTGCAAAATTCAACAAGACCAATATAATTACAAAGCCAAAAACGCTCCACCAGTTCTTTGTGATGAGCCTGCGGCTGTATTCCATCGCGGGCCAAAAATCTTGGTTTTCGAAGTAAATAATGAGGGAAACAAACACATAGCATACTCCCAAGAAAATGCCGGGAATAATCAAAAATACGCTTCCAATAACCACAAAAATACCGACAATCAAGCCTCCCAAAAACAACTGAAGGACTGCATCGAACCCCCTAAAAAAGTCTCCAAACTCATATGGTTCATCTCTTGATATTTTGCGGGCCATTATGGCATAGCCAACTCCAAGGGGAGCATTGATGACCAAAGCACCAAGCGACCCTAAAAAAGGGATAAAGTTCAAAGCCAATTGAATTACCATATAGAGAAGGGCAAACCCAATAAAGTAACCAATATTTTGTTGGAAAATATCGAAGGCTTTACTTATGTAATCCCCCATTCTGAATTCATAGCCATCGCGGATTTTTTGTTCTATTCGCTGTTCGAAAGAAAGTAAATCGGAGTCGTCCTCATTGAGGAAATCATCAAGTATGTCGTCTTCTTGCATAAGTGTTAAGTTATTTTTTTAGTAAAGAATGAATGTGTAGAGCAATTAAAAAGGCTCGGTTGTACCGAGCCTAAAGGATAATCAAGGAAAATCGGTTCATAACTTCTTTATGCCGTTATGCTATTTAGATGAATCATCATCTGAACTTTTCTTCTTCTTAGGTGTATCTCCGGTATCAGCAACGGAAGCCCTCATATCGGTATCTGCTTTTATGTTTTGCATTTTGTAATAGTCCATAATACCCAAGTTTCCACTTCGGAACGCATCCGCCATCGCCATTGGTATTTGCGCTTCTGCTTCTATCACCTTAGCCTTAGCCGACTGCGCCTTCGCTTTCATTTCCTGCTCAACTGCAACCGCCATTGCTCTACGCTCTTCAGCTTTGGCTTCGGCCACTTTCAAATCGGCATTTGCCTGATCTATTTGGAGCGTCGCGCCTATATTCGATCCAACATCTATATCGGCAATATCAATAGACAAAATTTCAAATGCTGTTCCCGAATCCAAGCCTTTTTCCAATACGAGTTTGGAAATTTTATCAGGGTTTTCCAACACATCTTTGTGCGACCTAGAAGAACCAATGGAAGTTACAATTCCTTCTCCTACTCTTGCCAAGATAGTTCCTTCACCAGCGCCACCAACCAACTGGGCAATATTAGCTCTTACGGTCACCCTTGCTTGGGCTTTCAGTTGGATACCGTCTTGCGCCACAGCAGAAACGACAGGCGTATTGATTACTTGCGGGTTCACAGAAATCTGAACTGCTTCAAATACATCTCTACCCGCCAAATCGATAGCAGCTGCTTGTTTAAATGAAAGCTCAATATTAGCCTTATCGGCAGAAATCAATGCTTTGATAACCGAAGGCACATGCCCACCTGCCAAATAATGCGTTTCCAAATCAGCGGTGGTCAATTGAAGACCCGCCTTGGTAGAAGTAATCAGCGATTCGACAATTAACCTTGGAGGCACATTCCTCAAACGCATAAAAGCCAAAGGAACCAATCCGACATGAACTCCTGAAACTATGGCCGTTACCCAAAGTTTCACTGGAATCACGTAAAGGAAAAAGAATATTGCGATGATTATCCCGGCTGACCAAAGCAGAACAAGAGTTAAATCCATGAATATAGTAATATTTTGTGTTTTGCACGGTAATAGCAACTTGCTAACCGTTGTTTAATTAGTTAAAAGCACGGGGATAATAAAGAAAAAATAGAATCTCCCGATTTGGATTCTAATGTAATAATCTTCTTTGGAATAAGCACACCTTTCAGAAAAAAATAGGGTAAAAGGAAGGTTTAAGTTTAATGACGTAGAAGTTTGACCTAATGTTTAAGTGCAAGTAAAATTTCTTCCTGTTATTTTCTAAAACCCTATCTTCTCCAGATCAATGTAGAAAAATATCCAACATCAACAGCTAATTTTTGTTGTTTGATTTGAAATACTTCCATTATACTAAAGGAACATATTGAATAAAGCTTGAAGGCTTACTAACTTCGCCACTTCAAACAATCTCAAATCCATGGAATCATCAAAGGTTATCCACCCTTATAAATATTGCAACAGTCTGACATCCTACCAGCGTAGGGAAACCATAGAGGTGAAAATTGGGGACATCGCCCTTGGCGGAAATAATCCTATCCGAGTTCAGTCGATGACTACCGTCGATACCATGGACACCCTCGGCAGCGTAGAACAGACCATCCGCATGGTGGAAGCTGGTTGCGAATATGTGCGGATCACCGCCCCAAGCATAAAAGAGGCGGAAAACCTCGCCAATATCAAAAAAGAACTCCGGGCTAGGGGCTACAATGTCCCTCTCATAGCCGATATTCATTTCACCCCCAATGCAGCCGAACTTGCTGCCCGAATAGTGGAAAAAGTGCGGGTAAACCCAGGCAACTATGCCGATAAAAAGAAATTCCAAGTAATAGAATACGACGATGCTTCGTACCAGACCGAGATTGATCGGATCAGGGAAAAATTCACCCCACTGGTAAACATTTGCAAGGAACATGGAACAGCGATGCGGATTGGCACCAACCACGGCTCTCTTTCCGATCGAATTTTGAGCCGCTATGGCGATACGCCCATCGGAATGGTGGAATCTGCCTTGGAATTCCTCCGCATTTGCGAAGACTTGAACTACCACGACATCGTACTTTCCATGAAAGCCAGCAACACACAGGTGATGGTACAGGCTTACAGGCTTTTGGTACAAAAGATGGACGAAGAAGGATTGAAGCCTTATCCGCTCCACTTGGGTGTAACCGAAGCTGGCGATGGCGAAGATGGTAGAATAAAATCTGCGGTGGGCATAGGCACATTGCTGGAAGACGGCCTGGGCGACACCGTTCGCGTTTCCCTTACTGAAGAACCAGAATTTGAAGCGCCCGTAGCCGCTGCGCTTATCAACCGCTACACCCAAAGAGCCGAGCTTTCCAAACCAATTCCAAGCTTAGAAGACAGCCCTAAAAACCCTTTTTCTTATGCTAAAAGAGAAAGTGCAGAAGTACTTTCGGTAGGCGGGGGAAATGTGCCCAGAGTTATAGCCGACTGGAGCAAGGTTAGCGAAACGGAAATGAAAGACCTGAAAAACGTAGGTCACCATTACCTGTCCGAACTGGATAAATGGGCAATGGGCGAGCAAGGTGGTGATTTTATCTATACAGGAAAAACACCGTTGCCTTTTATGCCACCTAACGGTCTCAAGCAAATTATTGATCATGCTGGCTGGCTGGAGTTGGATGACAAAGACAATAGTTTTCCATTACTAAGCAAGGAAGAATTAATCAACGAAGCGCCTCTACACCATCAGCTGAACTTTATCACTTTGAGCCTTTCAGATTTTGATCCGAAGCTTACGCAGTTACTTGAATGGCGAGATAATTTGGTGATTTTGCTTTCTACCGAAAACGAACATGCCATGCCTGAGCTGCGCAAGGTATTTTTCGATTTGATGGATAAGAAACTAAAAACTCCAGTAATTGCCCAACGAGATTTTGTTCCGATGAGTGATGATAAATTGCAGCTTTTTGCCGCTACGGATGTAGGTGGATTGCTCATAGATGGTTTTGGCGATGGAATCATGCTCGGTACTTCCAAGCTTGAAACTTTAGCCAAAGAAGAGCTCCTTAAAAAAATCACTTCGCTCAATAGTCTTTCCTTTGGCATTTTGCAGGCTGCCCGTACCCGCATGACCAAAACGGAATATATTTCCTGCCCTTCTTGTGGAAGAACCCTGTTCGACCTGCAAGAAACCACAGCAATGATCCGCAAGCGTACCGACCACCTCAAAGGGGTAAAAATTGGGATAATGGGCTGCATAGTGAACGGACCTGGGGAAATGGCCGATGCCGATTATGGCTACGTAGGCTCTGGAAAGGGAAAAATCACCCTCTACAAAGGTCAGGAAGTGGTGAAGCGTTCTGTCCCTTCGGAAAATGCCGTGGACGAACTTATCAACATCATAGCCGAAGGCGGCGATTGGG
It encodes:
- a CDS encoding RDD family protein, with protein sequence MQDELLDFEGNPENLGPENNVGFGLRLAAIIIDGILLWSVQAVITYAMFGTWTMQPEDPMDPMSIFGPDYYTLMGISTFFGIVYHVGMWVYADGATLGKKAVKIKVVRNDDGGPIGIGTAIGRYFSYILSYIPCFLGFLWVIWDNEKRGWHDKICNTKVVPAEAK
- the floA gene encoding flotillin-like protein FloA (flotillin-like protein involved in membrane lipid rafts), whose protein sequence is MDLTLVLLWSAGIIIAIFFFLYVIPVKLWVTAIVSGVHVGLVPLAFMRLRNVPPRLIVESLITSTKAGLQLTTADLETHYLAGGHVPSVIKALISADKANIELSFKQAAAIDLAGRDVFEAVQISVNPQVINTPVVSAVAQDGIQLKAQARVTVRANIAQLVGGAGEGTILARVGEGIVTSIGSSRSHKDVLENPDKISKLVLEKGLDSGTAFEILSIDIADIDVGSNIGATLQIDQANADLKVAEAKAEERRAMAVAVEQEMKAKAQSAKAKVIEAEAQIPMAMADAFRSGNLGIMDYYKMQNIKADTDMRASVADTGDTPKKKKSSDDDSSK
- the ispG gene encoding (E)-4-hydroxy-3-methylbut-2-enyl-diphosphate synthase, whose product is MESSKVIHPYKYCNSLTSYQRRETIEVKIGDIALGGNNPIRVQSMTTVDTMDTLGSVEQTIRMVEAGCEYVRITAPSIKEAENLANIKKELRARGYNVPLIADIHFTPNAAELAARIVEKVRVNPGNYADKKKFQVIEYDDASYQTEIDRIREKFTPLVNICKEHGTAMRIGTNHGSLSDRILSRYGDTPIGMVESALEFLRICEDLNYHDIVLSMKASNTQVMVQAYRLLVQKMDEEGLKPYPLHLGVTEAGDGEDGRIKSAVGIGTLLEDGLGDTVRVSLTEEPEFEAPVAAALINRYTQRAELSKPIPSLEDSPKNPFSYAKRESAEVLSVGGGNVPRVIADWSKVSETEMKDLKNVGHHYLSELDKWAMGEQGGDFIYTGKTPLPFMPPNGLKQIIDHAGWLELDDKDNSFPLLSKEELINEAPLHHQLNFITLSLSDFDPKLTQLLEWRDNLVILLSTENEHAMPELRKVFFDLMDKKLKTPVIAQRDFVPMSDDKLQLFAATDVGGLLIDGFGDGIMLGTSKLETLAKEELLKKITSLNSLSFGILQAARTRMTKTEYISCPSCGRTLFDLQETTAMIRKRTDHLKGVKIGIMGCIVNGPGEMADADYGYVGSGKGKITLYKGQEVVKRSVPSENAVDELINIIAEGGDWVEP